Genomic DNA from Phyllostomus discolor isolate MPI-MPIP mPhyDis1 chromosome 12, mPhyDis1.pri.v3, whole genome shotgun sequence:
cccaaaacaaacataACAGGACTTAATACGGGAAGTGACAGTTCCCCATAATTTGTGTTTGTGATTCACAGCTGTCCCATGTTTTTCAGGGTGCTGGGTCACCAGTGGAGGGGCTGGTGTCCATGGCTGTGCGCACCCAGGGTGCGTGTGTATCTGCTGTGCTCAGAGTCCCGTGGCCTTGCCCAGCTGCACTGGCCACGCTGGGGCTGAACCCGGGACAGAGTGTCATGAAGCTCCCACTGTCCTTTGCCTGAGTCCCAGGAGCAAAAAACGGACGGAGGGGCTCTGCCACAGAAATCGGGGGGAACGTAAAAATGTGGGAGCCATCGCCCACGTCATAAAAGGAAACGGTCCCCATTTCAAAGTCCAGGAAAATGCCAATGCGGTGTAAGCCGGGACTGACCATGAGCTCTGTCACCGGCCTGGTGCTGGCCAGGAAGGTGATGTGCTCCTTGCAGCTCACCGTCCAAAAGCCACTTTCGGCAGAGAGGTCCACCTTCTCCTGCCGAGGAACAGACTCCTTGCAGACGCCGAGGTTCCACTCTGCGCTGGTACCCAAGTCCACCTCCCAGTAGTGCCGGCCAGACGTGAGCCGCAGGGAGCCCAGCACACAGAGGGAGGCGCTGAACCTCTCAGGACAGACCCTGCGCTTCTGCTCCACGTACACGCAGTGGACTCGCCGCCGGTCCTCGGAGATGTAGAGGTGGTTGTTGGCCGTGTCCACATCCAAGGTCATGTCCACTGTGGAAAGAGAGATCATCCATTAGATCTTTCCCGACCTCTCCGGGACACCTCAGGGGCCACTTGAATCATTCACTTTCTCCTCTTCAACTCCACACCTCGGGTTTTCCTGGGGGAACTTCCCGGGTCCCTGATTACATCAGATTTCATGGACACAAGGAACTGTCATCATTGGAACTGGCCCTTGGTCATGAGAGGCGTTCTCTCTACATTATGCTCTTTGCTAAGTTGATGAAGGAGGTTTCTTCTCTTTAGTGTGGACTCCGTATGGAAAAAGAGACCATGACTGCTGCATGTTCAAAATTAGCATACAATTATCACAGATTCTGTGCACACATACACCTGAACTAGGCATTTCAAAGGACGGAGAATATTCTACGTATTGCAGAGTAAAATTGACTCAACGCTTtcagtttcctctctctctctctctctcatttatattaaaattatacatacacacactatatttatatgtaaaaaatatatatataaatatataaatctgtacatatatttataaatatatgtgtatatatgtgttgtTTTCTAAGAGTCCTGACCTTAGGACGCGCTGACACCTTAGCAGGAACCGGGACCGCAGCTCAACGGGGCAGCGCCCAGAGGGGCCCAAACGCGCAGCAGTGGACCCTGCGCTGCGCTACCGACTCCCTGCGACTCTGATTCAGATTCCCGCACAGCCAAGCGGTGCTTGTAGGTGACCCCTGGATGGGGTTGGTGCAGCCTCAGAAAGAAACTTTCTGGAATAAAGACTCCTTGCTCTGTGTGTTTTTTGCTTTATCTCCTTTTCccgtttttaatttaatttttattctttatccttccctgaggatatgtttttagtGATTTTGCAGGAAGAGTAAAGGAGGTGTTGGGAAGGAAACATCCCTTGATTGCCTCACGGGCGGCCCCTGGCGGGAACCGAACCTGCACATTTGTGGTGTATAGGAatccctccaaccaactgagtcacctccagggctctttaatttttaaaacaattttttaagtttcagttacagttgatatacaataaaaataatattgaatgcaactagagttgaaaacattaaaaaatcattgatgTTTGCCAGACTGGAGGGGTTTGAGGCATAAGGTAAAACAGGGGAAGGGATTGGGAAGTACAGATGGGCAGTGACAGAACAGGCCCAGGGTGGTAGTGggaagcacagggaatacagtcagtaatactgGGGTGatgtgcatggtgccaggtggggactaGGCTGATTAAGGGGAAACACTTCTGGAGGTTTATGAGTATCTAATTACTATGCTGTAGTTTTAAACTCCTGTAATGTTGTGTGGCAACTGTAAGTCAAAGATCAacttcaaacatatttaaaactgaaaatggtttacaaacacattaaaaacagtTAAGAATCAGGAAGAATGGATTTTAGGCATACAGGCTATGGAACACCCAGTCTTGGATTTCTACTCGATCAATCAAATTTCTACTCTATCAACTTCCAGTTCCAAGTGACCACCAGCTACCTGTGTGGCTACCGAAAATACTGGATAGTACAGGTCAAGTGCATGACTATgtactttttcttctcctttttaaagattttagagagaggagaagggattgagaaagagagggagagaaatatcaatgtgtggttgcctctcaggggccccctactgggaacctggcccacaccccaggaatgtgccctgactgagaatagaactggctaccctttggttcctaaggctggcactgagtccactgagtcacaccaggcagggctaagtCTTATATTTTCCTGGATACCGACAGATGGCTCTGACCTGTGTGGCTTGGTTGAGAGACCTTCTGCCAAGCAACAGGATGctggttttattcctggtcagggcacgggGGCGATTGTGGATTGGGTTCTGAGTCGGGGCCCTTACCAGAAACAAtccatctatgtttctctcttgtatcaATGTTTGTGATCATCTCTcacttcctttccccctctcttcaaataaataaagaaaatcttttaaaaagaaagaaaacctataGACGGTTTTAATGCAGATTTCCGGGTTGGCACATTGGGAAAGAACAAGCATTTCAGGTGCCAGAACCCAGGTAAAGCACCTTGACTAGAGGGTTTTGACAAGTGGCTGTTTCcctcagggtgggggctggtggcccCGACCTCACCTTGGAACCTGCGCATCCTCGGGTTCATCCTCAGGATGGCTCTCAGCTGGGGCTCCAGTGCCCTGACCTCTGACACAAGCCTGGCCAGCTGGTGTTTGGGCCTGATGTCACTCTTCTGAGAAACCTCAGGGCAGATGAAGCACACAATCCCTTGTCCCCCTGGGCCCCTCGACAGTGAGTCGACACACTTGAGGCAGCAGATGAACCCACATTTCAGGCTCACGGGGTCTTCCAGGTAGGACAGGCAGACGTAGCAACGGCTTGTGTCTTTAAAGTGCTGGGCCATGGCCGCtgtctgggggaagggacaggccATTAGAACATCGTAAGTGACAAGGACTGATGGGTCCTGGGACTCCACCCTGTTTCTGTGAATAGCGACCTGTAGTCCCTGCTCCCAGGCAATCAAGATGCAATCCAAGTACAAACATCAATAGCTCATGGCCCGGAAGTTCTGATTTTGAAATGCTAGTTAGTATGAGGACAAACTTCATCCTGGGGCTGTAAGTTAGGGGGTGAGATGGTCTCTACTCtacttgtgaatttttttttcaatcctcccccaaggacaggtttttattggttttagagacagagaggaagtggagggagggagagagggagatacagagagagagagagagagtgagaaagagagagagatctgttGCTTTTGTACACCCTGAGTGGAGCATAACCCTCAACCTTCAGTAATATGGGATGACAATcaagccaactgagccacctggccagggctacctgAATGTCTCCTGTGGCAGGCTCTAGCTTGGAGTGGCTATTGAGCCGGTGGGATGGAGCTTATCGACCTTCAAAGGTGTTGAGCCTAAGATATACCCCGGAATTTGAAGACATCACAGGACAGGAGAATATAAGCCACTTCCCAAAGGACTTCTGAAATTGATGAGATGTTGAAATCACTGCCTTCTGCCAGTGATAATGAAAGGCTTGTTTTttgttagttagtttgtttgtttttactttgtataTGTGTTTTGTAGAAAATGAGGttagccctgactggggagctcACTTagttagagtatcatcctgataCCTCAAGGtagcaggttcaatccctggtcaggactcAGACAAGATGTAACCAGGGAATTCATCAATGAGTTCACAACAAATCcatgcttctttctccctcacatcaggaagttaaaaaaaaaagcttaaaaccCCCCCACTAGTTTATGATGACGTCTCTGTGTGACTTTATATATCCAGTGGACAGTGGTGGTTGAGACCCAGAAATCTTACCACTGCCCCAGCTCAGTGTGGCTGAGACCCATAGCAGAACCTGAGAGGTGGAAGAAATCAGTGGGTGAAACTCTACTCACCACCTGGTAGGGTCCACTCATCTCAGATCTGACTcagcataaaaatgatcatgTCATTTCTGCCACCTGGTGTTACACATCTAAGTTCTGCCCACTGCTCCCATCAAAGGCATTCATCCCTAGATGTCCCTAGATGTCCCTAGGGACATCCCTAGGTGtcaacccctcccccccatgcCTGGGGCTGAGCTGGCCTCAGTCAGCACTTGCTGAACTTTTTGTAGAAACAGGAAAATCAAAACCATGGACTCACCTCTGGTGCACTAGGTCCTTTTCTGGTTTCCAGCTGCTTCCCCTGCTGGCTCAGCTCTGGAGTGAGGGCGACCAGCAAGCACCTTTTATCAGGCTgggccctcctcccacctcacccactTTCTGTTTGTCCCACTCATTCCAATCAGGTTTCCACCCAGCTAATGAGATTTTCTCACCCCACAGAGAGAAGTTACCAGGAACAAAGGACATAGTTGtgtatgaaagttatttttaaacgAATGTGAACAAAATACTGCCATGTAATGATTGTAGATCAGATCCTGAATATCATTTCTGGTCCTCTCTTGGGAAATGAATATCAAAATTGACAACATTTTCTCTCTCAATCCTAAAATCTGATCCTTTGGAATGTTGGTGACTGATCTGCCTAAACATGTTTGGAATCACTGGATTGTGGATCGTAGTTGCATCATCTGAGAAACACCAGGCCTCatactacctttttttttttaatttttaattttttaactatttttattgttgacattattaccagtgtcccatttcccccttttggGCACTTtgcccctgccctcacctccctgccctctgggcatCAGCAGGCTGTTGTCCTTGTCTCTgggctaatccctttaccttgttctatcccctcccctcctcccctcctcccctcttccagctgtcagtctgttccgtgtgtccatgcctctgtccatttcaggggtgtcaaactcatttcactgGGGCCAGCTCAGCATTGTGGTTTCCTACACAGAGCCGATAATGATTTCAGGACTGTAcagatgtaactactccttaactaggggcaaggacctcagcgctgccgccaggtagaaacaaggtgccgggccacaTAAAAGAAGGTGGAGCGCCAGATTTGGCCCCAGAGCCTTGCATTGGCCGCCTgtggtctattttgtttattagattccacagataagtgagaTTAGATGGTGTTTGTAGTCCTGAACTGGCCCTTTAAACCTCttttgtgtcctgactggtgAGGCTGTGTTGGTTTGGTGTCATCCCTCAAAGGAAAAGGATGccggttggatccctggtcacagagagagaggcaactgatggacgtgtctctctcacatcgatgtttctctccctttctccctcccttcccctctgtctgaaaaataaaaacagaaacataaatgaCCCCTCTTTTGTtatgtacatattattttaagAGTGCTacgtttattttattttgttaattttttaaaatatattttattgaatatgctattagagttttcccagtttttctcccctttattccccttcaccctgtacctgccccaccatcattcccctaccttagttcatgtccatgggtcacatatagaaattctttggcttctccatttcctgtactattcttaacctccccctgtctattttgtacctaccatttatgcttcttattccctgtaccttttcccccattgtccccccttcttcctccccacccataATCCTCCCCACCCATAACCCTCAAcgtaatctccatttctgggattctgttcctgttctagttgtttgcttagtttgtttttgtttttgtttttaggttcagttgttgatagttgtgaatttgttatcattttactatttatgataggggacttaagacttggaaaattttagcttaaggtaaatagccataaatctagcaggtaatgtgtatgttaagctttggtttcagaaactacagataaggcccatcctggcacctggGAAAAGCAaccgacctcctggggcattggctagagattaccacctggagacatcctaccaggaagaagcaggcaACTACCCCTCCCTCTTGGAGACAGCTAAtggcccaggacaggaatgtggCAGCTGCTAAATTTCAAANNNNNNNNNNNNNNNNNNNNNNNNNNNNNNNNNNNNNNNNNNNNNNNNNNNNNNNNNNNNNNNNNNNNNNNNNNNNNNNNNNNNNNNNNNNNNNNNTGAAATTTAGCAGCTGccacattcctgtcctgggccaTTAGCTGTCTCCAAGAGGGAGGGGTAGtcgcctgcttcttcctggtaggatgtctccaggtggtaatctctagccaatgccccaggaggtcggtTGCTTTTCccaggtgccaggatgggccttatctgtagtttctgaaaccaaaggttaacatacacattacctgctagatttatggctatttaccttaagctaaaattttccaagtcttaagtcccctatcataaatagtaaaatgataacaaattcacaactatcaacaactgaacctaaaaacaaaaacaaaaacaaactaagcaaacaactagaacaggaacagaatcccagaaatggagattacgTCCAGGGTTATGGGTGGAGAGGATtatgggtggggaggaagaaggggggacaatgggggaaaaggtacagggaataagaagcataaatggtaggtacaaaatagacagggggaggttaagaatagtacaggaaatggagaagccaaagaatttctatatgtgacccatggacatgaactaaggtaggggaatgatggtggggcagatacaggttggaggggaataaaagggaggaaaaatgggaaaactctaatagcatattcaataaaatataatttaaaaaattaacaaaataaaataaacataacattcttaaaatactACATACATAACAAAAGAGGAGAcgtatctgtttctgtttttatttttcagagagaggagaagggagaaagaaagggagagaaacatgaatgtgagagagagacacgtcCATCATTTGCCTCTCTTTCTGTGACCAGGTATCCAACCAGcatccttttgctttgcaggatgacaccaaaccaacacagcctcaccagtcagggcacaaaagAGGTTTAAAGGCCAGTTCGGGGCTACAAACCCCATCTAATCTCACTTATCTGTTGAacctaataagcaaaatagaccACGGGCGGCAAACACAAAGCTCTGGGGCCAAATCCAGCGCTCCACCTTCTTTTAtgtggcccggcaccttgtttctacctggcagcagcactgaagtccttgcccctagttaaggagtagttacatctgTACAGTCCTAAAAATGTTATTGGCTCTTTATAGGAAACCACAATgaggtggcccccggtgaaatgagtttgacacacctgaAATagacagaggcatggacacatggaacagactgacagctagaagaggggaggaggggaggaaatggaACAAGGTAAAGAGATTAGCCCAGAGACTGGGATAACTGCCTGCTGatgcccagagggcagggaggtgaggccAGGGGCAAAGTGCccaaaagggagaaatgggacactGTTAATaatgccaacaataaaaatagttaaaaaatgaaaaattaaaaaaaaaacaaggtagtGTGAGGCCTGGTGTTTCTCAGATGATGCACCTACAATCCCCAATCCAGTGATTCTAAACATGTTTAGGCAGATCAGTCACCAACATTCCAAAGGATCAGATTTTAGGATTGAGAGAgaaaattttgtcaattttgatATTCATTTCCCAAGAGAGGACCAGAAATGATATTCAGGATCTGATCTACAATCATTACATGGCAGTATTTTGTTCACATTCgtttaaaaataacttgcatACAGAACTATGTCCTTTGTTCCTGGTAACTTCTCTCTGTGGGGTGAGAAAATCTCATTAGCTGGGTGGAAACCTGATTGGAATGAGTGGGACAAACAGAAagtgggtgaggtgggaggagggcccAGCCTGATAAAAGGTGCTTGCTGGTCGACCTCACTCCAGAGCTGAGCCGGCAGGGGAAGCAGCTGGAAACCAGAAAAGGACCTAGTGCACCAGAGGTGAGTCCATGGTTTTGATTTTCCTGTTTCTACAAAAAGTTCAGCAAGTGCTGACTGAGGCCAGCTCAGCCCCAGgcatgggggggaggggttgaCACCTAGGGATGTCCCTAGGGACATCTAGGGACATCTAGGGATGAATGCCTTTGATGGGAGCAGTGGGCAGAACTTAGATGTTTAACACCAGGTGGCAGAAATAACATGGTCATTTTTATGCTGAGTCAGATCTGAGATGGGCGGACCCTGCCAGGTGGTGAGTGGAGTGTCAGCCACTAACTTACTCTGCCTCTCAGGTTCTGCTGTGGGTCTCAGCCACACTCAGGTGGAGCAATTGTAGGATTTCTGGGTCTCAGCCAGCACCGTCCACTGGATATATAAAGTCACACAGAGACATCATCGTAAatgaggggtttttgttttgttttgttttgttttgtttaacttactgatgtgagggagaaagaagcatgGATTTGTTATGATCTCATTGATGAATTCACTGCTTGTTTCTTCCCTGAGGCCTGATCTGAGATGGAACCTGAACCTTggggtatcaggacaatgctctaaccaagtgagttCCCTAGCCAGGGCTAACCTCATCTTCTACAAGACACATATaccaagtaaaaaagaaaacaaaagaaaaaaaaagcctttcaatATAGCTGGCAGAAGGCAGTCATTTCAACATCTCATCAATGTCAGAAGTTCTTTGGTAGGTGGCTTATGTTCTCCTGTCCTGTGATGTCTTCAAATTCGAGGGTGTAACTTATGCTCAACACCTTTCAAGGTGGATAAGACCCATCCCACTGGCTCAATAGCCACTCCAGACTAGAGGATGTGACATAAGACATACAGGTCGCACTGGCCAAGAGGCTCAGTTGGCTTGATCATCATCCCGTATAACTAAGAGTTGATGGTTGAGCTCCATTCAGAATgagtacaagaagcaaccaatctctctctctccctctctctctttccctctctctgtctctctctctctccctccctccctccacttcctctctgtctctaaaaccaataaaaatctGCCCTTAGCTggggattgaaaaaaaaatttcacaagtAGAGACCATCTCACCCCCTAACTTACAGCCCCAGGATGAAGCTTGTCTTCATGCTAACTAGCATTTCaaaatcagaacttcccagccatGAGCTATTGATGTTTGTACTTGGATTGCATCTTGATtgcctgggagcagggagtgcAGGTCGCTATTCACAGAAAAAGGGTGGAGTCCCAGGACCCATCAGTCCTTGTCACTTACGATGTTCTAATggcctgtcccttcccccagacaGCGGCCATGGCCCAACACTTTAAAGACACAAGCCGTTGCTACGTCTGCCTGACCTACCTGGAAGACCCCGTGAGCCTGAAATGTGGGTTCATCTGCTGCCTCAAGTGTGTCGACTCACTGTCGAGGGGCCCCGGGGGGACAAGGGATTGTGTGCTTCATCTGCCCTGAAGTTTCTCAGAAGAGTGACATCAGGCCCAAACACCAGCTGGCCAGGCTAGTGTCAGAGGTCAGGGTGCTGGAGCCCCAGCTGAGAGCCATCCCGAGGATGAACCCAAGGATGCGCAGGTTCCAGGATGAGGTCTGgggccaccagcccccaccccgaggGAAACAGCCACTTGTCAAAACCCTCCAGTCAAGGTGCTTTACCTTTGTTCTGGCACCTGAAATGCTCCTTCTTTCCCAATATGCCAACCTGGAAGTCTGCATTAAAACCGTCtataggttttctttctttttaaaagattttctttatttatttgaagagagggggaaaggaagtgAGAGATGGTCACAAACACtgatacaagagagaaacatagatggaTTGTTTCTGGGAAGGACCCCAACTCAGAACCCAATCCACAGTTGCCcccgtgccctgaccaggaataaaaccagCATCCTGTTGCTTGGCAGAAGGTCTCTCAACCAAGCCACACAGGTCAGAGCCATCTGTCGGTATCCAAGAAAATATAAGacttagccctgcctggtgtgactcagtggactcagtgccagccttaggaaccaaagggtagccagttctattctcagtcagggcacattcctggggtgtgggccaggttcccagtagggggcccctgagaggcaaccacacattgatatttctctccctctctttctcaatcccttctcctctctcta
This window encodes:
- the LOC118497774 gene encoding ret finger protein-like 4A, translating into MAQHFKDTSRCYVCLSYLEDPVSLKCGFICCLKCVDSLSRGPGGQGIVCFICPEVSQKSDIRPKHQLARLVSEVRALEPQLRAILRMNPRMRRFQVDMTLDVDTANNHLYISEDRRRVHCVYVEQKRRVCPERFSASLCVLGSLRLTSGRHYWEVDLGTSAEWNLGVCKESVPRQEKVDLSAESGFWTVSCKEHITFLASTRPVTELMVSPGLHRIGIFLDFEMGTVSFYDVGDGSHIFTFPPISVAEPLRPFFAPGTQAKDSGSFMTLCPGFSPSVASAAGQGHGTLSTADTHAPWVRTAMDTSPSTGDPAP